The genomic stretch GGCATTTTGGTGTTGCTCGTTCAACTGTATCGCATTGGGTTAATAATAAAGTTCAGCCTGATGTATATACTTTTTATGCCATCGCAGAATGGTTGGATATTGATATAAAGGACTTATTTCACTCCACTAAAGACAAAAAAAAGTAGAGCTACAAAGAAGGCTTTACCTCCCATGTAGCCCTAAAAATTACTTCCTCGTAATAATAAATTCGTTCAATTCTGGTGTATTAACCAGCCTCTCCATTTCGCTTTCCCTTATTAATTTCCCGTCTTTTTTGATTTGTAAGAAGGTGTCCAGGATAATGGCGGAAGAAATATTCTTTTTCGGTAGCTGCTGGTAGTCTGCTTTTTTAATTCTGCCGCTATCGAGTGTAAAGTTTGAATGGAACATCTTTAGATCAATTCTCTGATCGGGATTGTCTGCCACAACTCCGACGAACTCCCCCGCTGATAAAGTGGATATTACCGACTGAGGTATTGCATAATCAAGCTGTTTTGACCGTGTAATTGATGTATCACTGCTATTGATCGCAAGGCTCTCACGGTCTTGCATGATTTTGCCAAAGCGTTCTGATAGGTCTTTTGCTCCTTGCCCGGCAACCTGACCGGAAATGATGTTTCCGACAATGTTTAATATCACATCTGCCTGCTGCTTGCCGTATGCTGCTACGAGCTGGCTTGAATCCTGTATCACCATTGTTACTGAAACCAGATAAGACCTGCACACTGCCAAAAATTTGTCCAAATACGGCCATGAAATATTAGCGAACTCCTCTAACATGATCGCACAGGGTTGGTCTTCCTGTTCTTTCAGGAGTTTTTGCAGGTTGTTTAAGTACAGAGAAATAATAGGGCTATATATAGATGCCTTCTGCGGATTATTGGCGATGCAAACAATTTTCGGCGCTTTCGGGTCATTAATGGTCATTGCAAAATCATCACCAGACAGAACATAATAAAGATTCGGGGTTGCCAGTTTGGATAGACCGATAAGCGCCCCCGATACCTGCCCCACAAGCTGCTTGCCTGCATCTTCTTTCATAGCCTGTGTAAACGGTTTAACCATTGCCTGTAGCTGGGGTTCGGCTGAAAGAATAGAAAACAGTACATCGAAATCGGTCTGGGCCATTTCAATACTATGTGGCAGTGTACAATACTTACCGCCTTTATAGAGGCGGAGAAACCAGATAATACAGGTAAAAAGGTTGATGGAAGATTCTGCCCAAAAATCAGTTTTTTCCTGCCACTCTGGATTTAATGCTAACAAAATCGTTCTGGATGCTGAGGCGGCATCTGTAATATCCCGCATGGATTCTTTCATTAAAGGATTACACCGCTGCTGTATTTCATCAAAGTTCAATACATGAAATTCAGGTTCTACTTTATACAGGTGTTTGTATTGCAGGTAATAGTTGTAGGCAAAAGCTGTAAGGTCAGGAGCTTTAAAATCATGGATACATAGCCCGTATCCTTTGTAAATGGCTTGGCGTATTATTTCCATAACCACCCATAGTGTTTTGCCAGATCCGGGCAGGCCCTCTAATAAAATATTACGGAAGGGATTAACAATGGAAACGTGGCTTTGCCGCTGCTTTCCTTTTAAGTTGTACTGCGCTGGAAAATTAAAGCTGTATTTGTTTTCCAAAAGCCGCTCTTCCTGTGGGAAACTTTGGTTGTCTTTATTAAAAATATCCCCTTTCAGTTTTTGCTTTATAATCCGTGTTAGCAAGGTGCCGCCTGTTAAAATGAGTATATAGCCAGCGGCGGTAACGGACATATAAAGTATGCCCGCAATCACAGCATAGCCTGTAATTAATAGGGCTAACGCACTAATAAAATACAGTAGTGTGCCAGTAATCAGGAAGGCAAGTGCTGTTTGGTAATTGATCTTTTCTGATTTGCGGCCTTGCGCGCCCAGCAATGAAAGTAGCAGGAAAGCCAAAGATGCAAACTTTGACTTATGGAAGCTGCTGAATAAACCCGCCTTACTTATGTTGTCTAATATGCGATCCGACAAGCTGGCTGTAAGGTGCCATTCCTTAAATGCGCCGTAGCAGTAAAAGTAAAAATGTATTAGCAGTACAATTATGCTTATTGCTCTTGTCAGCTCAATGATTTTCTTTAATCCTATGTCGTTGGTATTATTTTTCATAACAAATGTTTTAACGTTCCAATGATTGATCCCTGCGCTTTCTATGGTGTTCTTCGTCTTTTTTCAGGTTAATATCCATTGCCTCAGCTCCTGACTGCTGACCTGACAGCTCCTGCATTAAGTTGCCGTTCTTATGCAATTCTTCCGGTCGGATGGTTTCCTTTTCATGTGCAGCTATAGCAGTTTTTTGCGAATTGGAAGAAGAAGGCATAGGGCTGTTTGATTTGCTTTTATCCGGTGACTGCGCGGCCTGCTGTTTGGCGGGTGAATTTTCCTTATCCTGATCTTTACCTTTAGTCTGCGCTTGTTCTTTGTTGTTTTCTTTCGCCAGCGGTTTTTCCTGCTCAACGCCCAGCCGTTCCAAAATGCTTTTGGCTGAATAGCCTGTGCCTAAATCACTACCATTAAACACTGCCTTTTTATCATGGCTGATAAAGGTGAGGCCATATACAAAACCGGCTTCGGTGCGGCGTACTTCCATCGTTATGCTTTGCTTTTTCAAAGCATCTTTCAACCCTTGTAAGCTGCCCTGCTTCTGTTTAATATGCCAGTCGATTGCCGTGGTGAAATGCTTTTTATCCTGCGCCCGCGCCAGTTTATTCTCTTTAAACCGCTTTTCTAAATATTCTAAGGTTGGTTTGCTGTATATGTCGCTCGCTTTAATTTGCTTTCCCTGTTTATGGCCGTTTTCATCCAGCACCCTGTAATAAAGCCCCTTGTTTCTATAGACGCGGGAACCCTCTGCCCCCCGATCAGCCATTACATTGTAACTTTTCAGTAACGCATTTAATTCATGGAGTGACGTGTATTTGTATTTATCAATTACATCGTCAAGTACATTAGTGATACTACGGAGGGTTTCCGATTTTCCGTACTTAACCCTTTCTGAACTTACACGTAATGCCTCTGTACGTTCAATAGCATTTTCTTTTTTATCTGCTTTGATCAGCCCGTATTTTTCTTCCATTTCCTTACGCACTGGCTCTGAAATTTCTTTCGCCTGATTGTGCGTATTTATACGGGTGCCATCATCCCGGATGAGTGTAGATACTATGTGTACATGCGGGTGGCCTGCATCAAAGTGCTGGTAAACTAGAAACGGCTGATTGCCAAAACCCAGCTTTTCCATGTACTCCTGACTGAGTGTTTTTAAAAATTCCGGTGTCAGTTTTTCTTTTTCTGATGGATGAAAATTGAGTGATAAATGAATCAGCTTTGTATCGGCTTCGCTTAAATCCATTAATTTCTGGAAGCGGTTTAGCTTGTCATGTATATTCAATTCATGCGGTCTTTTTAAAAAATTGACCGCATCCAGCAATACAGCTTTGCCGCTTTGCACCTTTTTTTCATTATAGTTCAACGCCCGTTTTAAGCTGCCGGGGTATTTTATTTGCGGTCGCATGATTCGTAGATTTGTATAAGTCTCAGGCGTATATCTTCAACCTTCTGCATGAGTATTTTTTTTGTAGCCTCATTCATCACTACCCATGTTTTTATCTGCGGCACTGTATCTAGTGTATGCAGCTTATGTACTGACTGATTGAAGTTGTTGCCGATGGCACTCAACTCTGTTTTAATCAGATTAAGGACAGTTAGTAATTGATCGGTGGACTGATTCCGGTAGTTAATAGTAACCGGTTTGTTTAACAAAACCCTCCGTGCATATTCGCTAAGCTTTCGATGCACAGAGGATTTACAGGCAGCTTCTACCTGCTGAAATTCTTCCGGTTTGAACCGGATAGTAACGCGGCGCGTGTACTTACTTTTTTCAATCTGCTTCATAGTCTCTCTTCACTTTTTAATAGTACATACTGCGGCAATGCCGCTGTTTTATTGGCAGCACGCAGTGACTGCTTTTCCCCCGCCGACTTCGGAGGCATCAGGGGGCGAGGTCGATTGGAGGACTTGTCCGACAATTGTACACCTCGCCCGTTGCAATTCTGGCAACGTGGCACTGGCGCACAGGTGTTGATGGTGCGGTCTCCACTGCCAGGCTATGCACTACTGCCTGCTGCTGACTATCGCCCTGCATGGCGATAGTTGCCACTGCTGCTGTTGTGATCTGTAGTAGGAAACTTATGGGAGGGCATCCGATGATTCGCTTTGCCAATTGTCCCGTATTTAAATGCCTGCCCAACTAAAGAAGCCATCCCCGTAAGCCGGGTGATAGCCCTCTGCCGATCTGTGTAATAGGGGTGGCCTTATATGGGTACTGATTAGCTGCCAGCGGCCCTTTTGCGGCTGCGTGTCAGCCCCTTTTTTTCCTCCGGAAAAAAAGGGGCTGGATAGTTTTCTGAATAACATACGCTTCATTTTCTGTTTCACAATTCAGTTGAAAGAAGTATTAAAAGTACCCAGCAAAAGAATGTCAGACAAGATGTGTGTAATAGGGACAGCTTATCAGAGTACTGATAAAATAGCCCGATAAAAGCATAACTTTATACAAAGCAAACACAATGGTTTTTCAAATAATAACAGTTGCTATAATCATCCTTTTGTTTTGGCTGCACGAAAAGCAGAAAAAGAAAAGCGCCCTAAAATCGAATTTACGCTTTATATAGCCCTGTAGGTTTTGTGTCTGGCGACGTTACTGAAAGAGTATTTATAGCAAGAAATAAAAAGGATGCAATCTTTTTTATATGAGTTTTTTGAGCGAAACAAGGAAGGGATAGTAGTACTAACCTGCTTGGTTTAAAAAGGAAGATATGGCAGAGAATTTAGAAAGTAATGAATCTTTATCATCTCAGATTAAGAAGAGTATCATTGAAAAGAACTTAGATACTGGGTTGGATTATGCTGAATTAGGGCTGGATAGTTTTATTGCAGATGGCGTTTTGAAAGAAATACCTATTGTGAAAACCATTATGGGATTTGCCGGAACCGGACTAAAAATTAAGGAGGCTTTTTTTGCAAAAAAGATACTTACGTTTCTCTCAACTTTCCATGCAGGAAAATTGAGTGATGAAAAAATGGTTGATTTTCGGATAAGGATGGAAGATGACCAAAAGTACAGAGAGGAGGTGCTGGAAATTGTAATGGTCTACATAGACCGATTTATGGAGGTAAAGCAGGCTGAGATATTTGCAAATTTGTTCCAAGCACATCTGAATGGACGAATCGAATGGGATTTTTTACGTACGTTACTTTTTTCTCTTCAACAACTCAATGTTGGGGCCTTGCCCGAGTTGGTTAAGATTTCTGAGCAGGCAGCAAAATCAGCTAATACAAGAGGTTTTGTAATCGAAATGCACGCCCCAAATACATATATATCGG from Filimonas effusa encodes the following:
- a CDS encoding helix-turn-helix transcriptional regulator — its product is MARRKVERTEIAINRIKGALADSGKTIGELERHFGVARSTVSHWVNNKVQPDVYTFYAIAEWLDIDIKDLFHSTKDKKK
- a CDS encoding YWFCY domain-containing protein; this translates as MKNNTNDIGLKKIIELTRAISIIVLLIHFYFYCYGAFKEWHLTASLSDRILDNISKAGLFSSFHKSKFASLAFLLLSLLGAQGRKSEKINYQTALAFLITGTLLYFISALALLITGYAVIAGILYMSVTAAGYILILTGGTLLTRIIKQKLKGDIFNKDNQSFPQEERLLENKYSFNFPAQYNLKGKQRQSHVSIVNPFRNILLEGLPGSGKTLWVVMEIIRQAIYKGYGLCIHDFKAPDLTAFAYNYYLQYKHLYKVEPEFHVLNFDEIQQRCNPLMKESMRDITDAASASRTILLALNPEWQEKTDFWAESSINLFTCIIWFLRLYKGGKYCTLPHSIEMAQTDFDVLFSILSAEPQLQAMVKPFTQAMKEDAGKQLVGQVSGALIGLSKLATPNLYYVLSGDDFAMTINDPKAPKIVCIANNPQKASIYSPIISLYLNNLQKLLKEQEDQPCAIMLEEFANISWPYLDKFLAVCRSYLVSVTMVIQDSSQLVAAYGKQQADVILNIVGNIISGQVAGQGAKDLSERFGKIMQDRESLAINSSDTSITRSKQLDYAIPQSVISTLSAGEFVGVVADNPDQRIDLKMFHSNFTLDSGRIKKADYQQLPKKNISSAIILDTFLQIKKDGKLIRESEMERLVNTPELNEFIITRK
- a CDS encoding relaxase/mobilization nuclease domain-containing protein translates to MNYNEKKVQSGKAVLLDAVNFLKRPHELNIHDKLNRFQKLMDLSEADTKLIHLSLNFHPSEKEKLTPEFLKTLSQEYMEKLGFGNQPFLVYQHFDAGHPHVHIVSTLIRDDGTRINTHNQAKEISEPVRKEMEEKYGLIKADKKENAIERTEALRVSSERVKYGKSETLRSITNVLDDVIDKYKYTSLHELNALLKSYNVMADRGAEGSRVYRNKGLYYRVLDENGHKQGKQIKASDIYSKPTLEYLEKRFKENKLARAQDKKHFTTAIDWHIKQKQGSLQGLKDALKKQSITMEVRRTEAGFVYGLTFISHDKKAVFNGSDLGTGYSAKSILERLGVEQEKPLAKENNKEQAQTKGKDQDKENSPAKQQAAQSPDKSKSNSPMPSSSNSQKTAIAAHEKETIRPEELHKNGNLMQELSGQQSGAEAMDINLKKDEEHHRKRRDQSLER
- a CDS encoding plasmid mobilization protein, with amino-acid sequence MKQIEKSKYTRRVTIRFKPEEFQQVEAACKSSVHRKLSEYARRVLLNKPVTINYRNQSTDQLLTVLNLIKTELSAIGNNFNQSVHKLHTLDTVPQIKTWVVMNEATKKILMQKVEDIRLRLIQIYESCDRK